A region from the Pelecanus crispus isolate bPelCri1 chromosome 11, bPelCri1.pri, whole genome shotgun sequence genome encodes:
- the PHETA1 gene encoding sesquipedalian-1 translates to MKLNERSLAFYATCDSPADNTGFLYKRGERHTAYHRRWFVLKGNMLFYFEERESREPVGVIVLEGCTVELCDSAEEFTFAIRFGGAKSRTYVLAAESQAAMESWVKSLSRASFDYMRLLVRELEKQLEEMCCGPAGGCGGCRQSPGSWKPKPSGLERSPERLPALPTVLPKENGCAVWNNAPGADRPPNTSGCGGHDSEENSRPPPLPPRRRASSREAGSAGVAAVESPSTFCRLHEQYGREVARLQQDWLERQRGRQL, encoded by the coding sequence ATGAAGCTGAATGAGCGGAGCCTGGCCTTTTACGCCACCTGCGACTCCCCGGCCGACAACACCGGCTTCCTCTACAAGCGTGGTGAGCGGCACACGGCGTACCATCGCCGCTGGTTCGTGCTGAAGGGCAACATGCTCTTCTACTTTGAGGAGCGGGAGAGCCGGGAGCCGGTGGGCGTCATCGTGCTGGAGGGTTGCACCGTGGAGCTCTGTGATTCAGCTGAGGAATTCACCTTCGCCATCCGCTTCGGCGGCGCCAAGTCTCGCACCTACGTGCTGGCAGCCGAGAGCCAGGCCGCCATGGAGTCGTGGGTGAAGTCGCTCTCACGAGCCAGCTTCGACTACATGCGCCTGTTGGTGCgggagctggagaagcagctggaggagatgtGCTGCGGGCCGGCTGGTGGATGCGGAGGCTGCCGGCAGTCACCTGGCTCCTGGAAGCCAAAGCCCTCGGGGCTGGAgcggtccccggagcggctgccagctctgcccaccGTCCTGCCGAAGGAGAACGGCTGCGCGGTGTGGAACAATGCGCCAGGAGCAGACCGGCCGCCCAACACCTCCGGCTGCGGTGGGCATGACAGTGAAGAGAACTCACGGCCACCGCCGCTGCCACCACGCAGGCGGGCATCgagcagagaggcaggcagTGCCGGGGTGGCTGCAGTGGAGAGCCCGTCCACCTTCTGCCGGCTCCACGAGCAGTATGGCCGGGAGGTGGCCCGGCTGCAGCAGGACTGGCTGGAGAGGCAGCGTGGCCGCCAGCTCTGA